A part of Geoanaerobacter pelophilus genomic DNA contains:
- a CDS encoding SHOCT domain-containing protein, whose product MVQSFLKRCNGSGITMLILLSATLTLTGCAGFSPATLPSKALWQLRDQYVAVAPKEQTPNALPNDHPADLTADQLQWALASLKFHPKENDTPVPLFTEYELSVLSTNLSTALSHATANEEAIFATIGNHSSLLGLAKRPMVTTGRLFVAEGKLNLILGKIHEDVSDREDRRLNPFVPGSRSGATDANFGRIRSGIKGVELKNSRQDWILIPIAGLTAAPPLTKETPGNSDRSPESSGTAPAVKRGEEPAGSVSQPRAKSPEDRLRTLNSLREQRLITEDEYRSKRTQILNDL is encoded by the coding sequence ATGGTGCAATCATTCCTGAAACGATGCAACGGCTCCGGCATAACAATGCTGATTCTGCTGAGTGCCACTCTGACCCTTACCGGCTGCGCCGGGTTCTCACCAGCAACGCTGCCATCTAAAGCTCTTTGGCAGCTCCGCGACCAGTATGTGGCTGTGGCACCAAAAGAACAGACACCGAATGCTCTCCCTAATGACCATCCAGCCGACCTTACCGCTGATCAGCTGCAATGGGCGCTGGCATCTCTCAAGTTTCATCCCAAAGAAAACGACACGCCAGTGCCTCTTTTCACCGAATATGAACTTTCGGTGTTGAGCACGAATCTCAGTACTGCTCTCTCCCACGCTACCGCCAACGAAGAGGCTATCTTTGCCACCATCGGCAATCACAGCTCACTTTTAGGCCTGGCCAAACGACCGATGGTCACCACCGGCCGTTTGTTTGTGGCAGAGGGTAAGCTCAACCTGATTCTCGGTAAAATCCATGAAGATGTCTCGGACAGAGAAGACCGGCGGCTCAACCCCTTTGTCCCCGGCTCCAGATCCGGGGCCACGGACGCTAACTTCGGCAGGATCAGGTCGGGTATCAAGGGTGTGGAGTTGAAAAACTCCCGTCAAGACTGGATCCTTATCCCGATTGCCGGACTGACAGCCGCACCGCCACTAACCAAGGAGACTCCAGGGAACAGTGATCGGTCTCCGGAATCTTCCGGAACAGCGCCTGCGGTAAAGAGGGGCGAGGAACCTGCCGGTAGCGTCTCCCAGCCAAGAGCAAAAAGCCCTGAAGATAGGCTAAGGACGCTCAACAGCTTGCGGGAACAAAGGCTGATCACCGAAGACGAGTATCGCAGCAAGAGAACGCAGATCCTCAACGACCTCTGA
- a CDS encoding AmiS/UreI family transporter, with protein MTLALLVLISIMWIPVGMFFLGYGEAKTTGFVSAVVGVLVVIGATLQAAVFTDPFTAGLLFVFGVLYLQTGHALLTGVEDLRTVGNGALLVGVVCAIYAYFFATGGGLKPDGKTFVGAAPYLAFMNLTFVVICFTVTGVTYGKISGKIAAWMFIVLTFTCLLTPAFSLMGYGKLPF; from the coding sequence ATGACGTTAGCACTGCTTGTTTTGATCAGTATCATGTGGATCCCGGTAGGGATGTTCTTCCTGGGATACGGAGAAGCCAAAACTACCGGTTTTGTAAGTGCCGTTGTCGGCGTGCTCGTAGTAATCGGGGCAACTCTTCAGGCTGCAGTTTTCACCGACCCGTTCACCGCCGGACTGCTGTTCGTCTTCGGTGTGCTCTACCTGCAAACCGGTCACGCCCTGTTGACCGGAGTGGAAGACCTGCGCACAGTCGGTAACGGCGCTTTGCTCGTTGGTGTCGTCTGTGCCATTTATGCCTATTTCTTTGCCACCGGCGGCGGCTTGAAGCCCGACGGAAAGACTTTTGTCGGCGCCGCCCCCTATCTGGCATTCATGAACCTCACGTTCGTCGTTATCTGTTTTACCGTTACCGGCGTGACCTATGGCAAGATCAGCGGCAAGATTGCCGCCTGGATGTTCATTGTCCTGACCTTCACCTGCCTCCTGACCCCGGCGTTTTCTCTTATGGGGTATGGAAAGCTCCCGTTCTAA
- a CDS encoding DUF4242 domain-containing protein yields the protein MPKYVIEREISGAGTIPPQDLQAISQKSCSVLKGLGPQIQWVESFVTDDKIYCIYIAPNKEMVLEHARQGGFPANSVAEVKRMIDPTTAE from the coding sequence ATGCCCAAATATGTCATAGAACGCGAAATATCTGGAGCAGGCACAATCCCTCCCCAGGACCTGCAGGCGATCTCACAAAAGTCGTGCAGCGTCCTCAAAGGACTCGGGCCACAGATTCAGTGGGTTGAAAGCTTTGTCACCGACGACAAGATCTACTGTATCTACATCGCTCCCAACAAGGAGATGGTTCTTGAGCACGCCAGGCAAGGGGGATTTCCGGCCAACAGTGTGGCTGAAGTGAAAAGGATGATCGATCCGACTACGGCCGAATAA
- a CDS encoding iron-containing alcohol dehydrogenase → MGNLQSNMQHCKFEVPEIIFGRGLLNQIGACARRLGGHKVLLVSDQGLFSAGWVDKALKHIVEAGLKVVLYDNVTSNPKDVEVESGALEYVRHGADVIVGLGGGSAMDAAKGIAILVSNGGRIRDYVGPDKIIRPLPPLVLCPTTCGTGSDVSQFAIINDTEQRCKLTIMSRCVAPDISLTDPDTLETLPDEFVCTTATDALSHALEAFFSVASTSLTDVHAIKALRLVSQSMVEAVKERRPQDLENLARASLHAGMAFSNSLLGIVHALAHPIGGLYDANHGSINAILLPEVVKYDIPVVTEKLPELAWGLGRRTDGNVDVASDIIQEILVEMLEAAGAPRSLRSIGVKREDLPELAKRALKDVCIVTSPRQADAQDLLAILERAY, encoded by the coding sequence ATGGGTAATCTGCAAAGCAACATGCAGCACTGCAAATTCGAGGTTCCGGAAATTATTTTCGGTCGCGGGCTTTTGAATCAGATTGGGGCATGTGCCCGAAGGCTCGGTGGACACAAAGTCTTGCTGGTCAGCGATCAGGGCCTTTTTTCCGCAGGGTGGGTAGACAAGGCGCTCAAACATATTGTGGAAGCGGGTTTGAAAGTGGTGCTGTATGATAATGTCACCTCCAATCCCAAGGATGTGGAAGTTGAGTCCGGAGCGCTGGAATATGTCCGGCACGGTGCCGATGTCATCGTTGGTCTGGGTGGCGGGAGTGCCATGGATGCGGCCAAAGGGATTGCCATACTGGTTTCTAACGGAGGTCGCATCCGGGATTATGTCGGTCCGGACAAGATCATCCGGCCTTTGCCACCGTTGGTGCTCTGCCCGACTACTTGCGGCACCGGATCAGATGTTTCCCAGTTTGCCATAATCAACGATACCGAACAGCGCTGCAAGCTGACCATCATGAGCCGCTGCGTTGCCCCGGATATCAGCCTGACCGATCCGGATACCCTGGAAACCCTGCCTGACGAATTTGTCTGTACTACTGCAACCGATGCTTTGAGCCATGCGCTAGAGGCGTTCTTTTCCGTCGCCTCGACCTCGCTTACCGACGTGCATGCCATCAAGGCGCTACGCCTTGTTTCTCAGAGCATGGTAGAGGCGGTCAAGGAGAGGCGGCCTCAGGATCTTGAAAACCTGGCGCGTGCCAGTCTGCATGCCGGCATGGCTTTTTCCAACTCCCTGTTGGGCATCGTTCATGCCTTGGCGCATCCGATCGGGGGGCTGTACGATGCCAATCACGGCAGCATCAACGCTATTCTGCTGCCGGAAGTGGTCAAGTACGATATCCCGGTAGTGACTGAAAAACTGCCGGAACTCGCCTGGGGGCTTGGTCGTCGCACTGATGGCAATGTTGACGTTGCTTCCGACATTATACAGGAGATACTGGTTGAAATGCTGGAAGCTGCCGGCGCTCCCCGCAGCCTGCGCAGCATCGGTGTAAAGCGTGAAGATCTTCCCGAATTGGCCAAGCGGGCGCTCAAGGATGTCTGCATTGTTACCTCGCCGCGACAGGCAGATGCCCAGGACCTGCTGGCCATCCTGGAGAGGGCCTACTAG
- a CDS encoding two-component system sensor histidine kinase NtrB, with product MAEAKRTKVDEPNLERLLGLESSKIGFYSEVKQKINELEAANLELRIKTGELQAVFDAISDSVVIYDHRGCVQHRNRVSPHLFPTETTIGSCCKSLFHPDRDQAPESCPVELALAGQDSQISFSLADRIGNNRYFDVTATPIEDANEETRALVFIRNVTDKRLNELQLLQAEKLSSIGLLAAGVAHEINNPLTSVAGYSEALLRRFRDNEALTSDPRLQDFKKYLEVIIRESYRCKGIIDSLLSFSRKSEGAVGLVDINEILGEVLELVRHRARNERIEIRELFKADLPMVKGDASGLRQVFLNLTMNALQSIEGPGNIEIATVEHDDRTVSATISDSGCGIAPAMLEHIWDPFFTTKEVGKGIGLGLSVTYNIIKMHGGKVFVESRHGEGSKFTVRLPICQP from the coding sequence ATGGCTGAAGCCAAACGGACAAAGGTAGATGAGCCGAATCTGGAGCGGCTTTTGGGGCTTGAAAGCTCCAAGATCGGTTTTTATTCCGAGGTCAAGCAGAAGATCAATGAACTGGAGGCTGCCAACCTTGAGTTGCGGATCAAGACCGGAGAGCTGCAGGCGGTGTTTGATGCCATTAGCGACAGCGTTGTCATCTACGACCATCGCGGCTGCGTGCAGCATCGCAACAGGGTTTCTCCCCATCTCTTCCCCACAGAAACAACAATCGGTAGCTGCTGCAAGTCGCTGTTTCATCCGGATCGCGACCAGGCGCCGGAATCATGCCCGGTGGAGCTGGCCCTGGCCGGTCAGGATTCCCAGATATCTTTTTCCCTCGCAGACCGGATCGGGAACAATCGTTATTTTGACGTGACCGCGACCCCGATCGAGGATGCCAACGAAGAGACCCGGGCACTGGTATTTATCCGCAATGTTACAGACAAGCGGCTCAACGAGCTGCAGTTACTGCAGGCCGAAAAACTGTCCAGCATAGGCCTGCTGGCTGCCGGTGTGGCTCACGAGATCAACAACCCGCTTACTTCGGTAGCAGGGTATTCCGAGGCACTTCTCCGCCGCTTTCGCGATAATGAGGCGTTGACATCGGATCCCAGGTTACAGGATTTCAAGAAATACCTGGAAGTGATAATCCGCGAGTCATACCGCTGCAAAGGGATCATCGACAGCCTGCTCAGTTTCAGCCGCAAATCGGAAGGAGCGGTGGGCCTGGTGGATATCAATGAAATATTGGGCGAAGTGCTCGAACTGGTGCGCCACCGGGCCCGTAACGAGCGGATCGAGATCAGGGAGCTTTTTAAGGCAGACCTGCCGATGGTCAAGGGGGATGCGTCGGGGTTGCGCCAGGTGTTTCTGAACCTGACCATGAATGCTCTTCAGTCCATTGAAGGTCCGGGGAATATCGAAATAGCCACTGTCGAGCACGATGACCGGACCGTGTCGGCAACTATCAGCGATAGCGGCTGTGGCATTGCGCCCGCCATGCTGGAACATATCTGGGACCCGTTTTTCACCACCAAGGAGGTGGGAAAAGGGATTGGGCTTGGCCTGTCAGTGACTTATAATATTATCAAGATGCATGGTGGTAAGGTGTTTGTGGAGAGCAGGCACGGAGAAGGATCGAAATTCACAGTGAGGCTTCCCATATGTCAACCCTAA
- a CDS encoding sigma-54-dependent transcriptional regulator, whose translation MSTLTGRKEAKILIVEDEKPLRELLEIELVRSGYKVESAADGESGLEKYRQEAYNLVLLDMKMPGMDGVEVLKLMRAESTLPEIIVFTGHGTIETAVECIKQGAYDYLTKPVKLDELEMVIEKAYEKNRLRYENINLKLEISKLDQHRIVGKSPVIQKVLETVRRYGPTDEHVLIYGESGAGKELFARAVHDASRRASKAFVTVNCGRLNVNTAESELFGHVQGAFTGANKGRAGLFELADNGTLFMDEVSEMPLDVQVKLLRILETGTFRRLGGNHDISVNVRFVFASNKKLEECVGRGDFREDLFHRINLLSIFIPPLRERPEDIIPLSYYFLKSTNDSGPNNWEITEEAMAALSAYSWPGNVRELRNTIRRASILASEPLISSDLLPFAPPKHIPAPVSTAATEVPIMPLWVVERDHIQRVLEKVERNKSRAAKALEIDRKTLYTKLERYGLEV comes from the coding sequence ATGTCAACCCTAACCGGCCGTAAAGAGGCAAAAATACTTATCGTCGAAGATGAAAAGCCACTGCGGGAGCTTCTGGAGATTGAGCTGGTGCGGAGTGGCTACAAAGTCGAGTCTGCAGCGGATGGAGAAAGCGGCCTGGAGAAATACCGCCAGGAGGCATACAACCTGGTCCTGCTTGATATGAAAATGCCTGGCATGGATGGCGTGGAGGTCCTGAAACTGATGCGCGCCGAATCAACCCTCCCGGAGATTATCGTCTTTACGGGCCACGGAACTATTGAAACGGCTGTGGAATGCATAAAGCAGGGGGCCTATGATTACCTTACCAAGCCGGTCAAGCTGGATGAACTGGAGATGGTAATTGAAAAGGCGTACGAAAAGAACCGGTTACGCTACGAAAATATCAACTTGAAACTGGAAATCAGCAAGCTCGACCAGCATCGTATTGTCGGCAAGAGCCCGGTTATTCAGAAGGTCTTGGAGACAGTCAGACGTTATGGCCCAACCGACGAACATGTATTGATCTACGGTGAGAGCGGCGCTGGCAAGGAGCTGTTCGCCCGCGCCGTGCATGATGCCAGCCGCAGGGCCAGCAAGGCCTTTGTTACGGTCAATTGTGGTCGGTTGAACGTGAACACCGCTGAAAGCGAGCTGTTCGGCCATGTCCAGGGGGCTTTTACCGGCGCCAACAAAGGTCGGGCCGGGCTGTTCGAGCTGGCCGATAACGGCACCCTGTTCATGGATGAAGTCTCGGAGATGCCTCTGGATGTTCAGGTAAAGCTGCTGCGAATCCTTGAGACCGGCACCTTCCGCCGCCTGGGGGGCAACCACGACATCAGTGTCAACGTGCGTTTTGTCTTTGCCTCGAACAAGAAGCTTGAAGAATGTGTAGGACGGGGTGATTTTCGTGAGGACCTGTTCCACCGGATCAATCTGCTGTCGATATTTATTCCGCCCCTGCGGGAGCGGCCTGAGGATATTATCCCGCTGTCATACTATTTTTTGAAATCGACCAATGACAGCGGTCCGAATAACTGGGAGATCACCGAGGAGGCCATGGCCGCACTGAGTGCCTATTCCTGGCCTGGCAATGTCCGCGAGCTGCGCAATACTATTCGTCGCGCCAGCATCCTTGCGTCCGAACCGTTGATCTCCTCGGATCTGCTTCCTTTTGCCCCGCCCAAGCATATCCCGGCACCGGTGAGCACAGCAGCGACCGAGGTGCCGATTATGCCGCTCTGGGTTGTGGAGCGTGACCATATCCAGCGGGTGCTGGAAAAGGTGGAGCGCAACAAGAGCCGGGCGGCCAAGGCGTTGGAGATTGACCGCAAAACCCTTTATACCAAGCTGGAACGTTATGGCCTTGAGGTATGA
- the moaA gene encoding GTP 3',8-cyclase MoaA: MELTDGYGRNINYLRLSVTDRCNMRCIYCMPSEGIRLLEHHEVLSYEELLLVARAAIANGIEKIRVTGGEPLVRKGIIRFLEQLAAIPGLRQLVLTTNGLALAEMAEPLRQAGVQRLNISLDSLQPETLARITRGADVNKVLAGIAAAERAGFPLKINMVVMRGINDAEILDFAALTLNRPITVRFIEYMPSIRSDGWQERVVAGESILEQIGRRYPFVAQERDGLAGPARIFRIDGAAGDFGIITPVTGHFCEDCNRIRVTASGRVRSCLFADNGLDLKPFLARGDQEGLAAALRSVVACKPKQHALVEQDNSYTSFAMAAIGG, translated from the coding sequence ATGGAGTTGACTGACGGATACGGCAGGAACATCAACTATCTGCGGTTGTCGGTGACTGACCGGTGCAATATGCGCTGTATCTATTGTATGCCCAGTGAGGGGATCAGGCTGCTGGAGCATCATGAAGTGCTCAGCTACGAGGAACTGCTGCTGGTTGCCAGGGCTGCCATCGCCAACGGTATTGAGAAAATCAGGGTGACCGGCGGCGAGCCCCTGGTGCGCAAAGGGATTATCCGGTTTCTTGAGCAGTTGGCAGCTATTCCCGGCCTGCGACAGCTGGTCCTGACCACCAACGGCCTGGCTCTGGCCGAGATGGCTGAACCGTTGCGACAGGCCGGGGTGCAGCGGCTCAATATCAGTCTTGATTCTCTGCAGCCAGAGACCCTGGCGAGGATCACTCGCGGTGCCGACGTAAATAAGGTGCTGGCCGGTATTGCAGCAGCAGAGCGGGCTGGTTTTCCGCTCAAGATAAACATGGTGGTCATGCGCGGTATCAATGATGCAGAAATCCTCGATTTTGCAGCCTTGACTCTCAACAGGCCCATTACGGTTCGCTTCATCGAGTATATGCCGTCAATCCGTTCTGATGGCTGGCAAGAGCGGGTGGTCGCGGGAGAGTCGATTCTTGAACAGATCGGCCGGCGGTATCCCTTCGTTGCCCAAGAGCGCGACGGGCTTGCGGGGCCAGCCCGGATCTTCCGCATTGACGGCGCTGCAGGCGACTTCGGCATCATCACCCCAGTTACCGGCCACTTCTGCGAAGACTGCAACCGTATCCGGGTTACGGCCTCAGGCAGGGTACGCAGCTGTCTCTTTGCAGATAATGGTCTTGATCTCAAACCATTCCTGGCCAGAGGTGATCAGGAGGGGCTGGCAGCTGCGCTCCGTTCGGTGGTTGCCTGCAAGCCCAAGCAGCATGCGCTTGTCGAACAAGATAACAGCTATACTTCATTCGCCATGGCGGCGATTGGCGGATGA
- a CDS encoding MOSC domain-containing protein: MSATVVAVCISHNKGERKTPVAQVELLENHGIVGDAHAGEWHRQVSLLAMESIAKMQALGLAVTAGDFAENITTQGLDLPSLPIGTQLTVGEALLEVTQIGKVCHTRCAIFYQAGDCVMPKEGIFAKVLRSGVVTPGSAIEILT, from the coding sequence ATGTCAGCCACAGTGGTTGCAGTGTGCATCAGTCATAATAAGGGTGAGAGAAAGACGCCGGTTGCTCAGGTTGAGTTACTGGAAAATCACGGCATTGTCGGTGATGCCCATGCCGGGGAGTGGCACCGGCAGGTGAGCCTGCTGGCCATGGAAAGCATTGCCAAAATGCAGGCGTTGGGGCTTGCGGTTACCGCCGGCGATTTTGCCGAGAACATCACCACGCAAGGACTCGATCTGCCGTCGCTACCTATCGGGACGCAGCTGACAGTGGGGGAAGCCCTACTGGAAGTAACCCAGATCGGTAAGGTGTGCCATACCCGTTGCGCTATTTTCTATCAGGCTGGCGACTGCGTCATGCCGAAGGAGGGAATTTTCGCCAAGGTGCTACGCAGCGGTGTAGTTACTCCAGGCTCTGCAATAGAAATTCTCACCTGA
- a CDS encoding iron-containing alcohol dehydrogenase family protein, with protein sequence MPHFRDAKRTLSLESREYPIKMQHAYPSVNIGIGAHTMVGNDAKALGMTNALIVTTGLKGTGIIEAVQGVLKHAGVASEVYDKATPNPKDYEVMEGAKVLASGKFDGMVSIGGGSTTDCAKAIKLVYSHDGQDVRTFEGAFKCTKKNKIPHLAINTTSGTGSEVSCFSIINHTEKMYKMALFDPQCTPHKSVNDPLLHQCMSSNLAAYTGMDALTHAVEAIASRLCVQSAYGPGLWAITEIFGNLRQSASNRNNIHAIEQMVWAEMAAAYSFNSAGLGIVHSMAHAMGGLYDSPHGLCNAIALVDVCRLNLPACPERFAMMARAAGIDTRNISDMKAGELFIDMIQELKDDLGITTKFGDLGLKEKDLDSLSKFAAADICSEGNPVDIGFDNMRAVFKGCM encoded by the coding sequence ATGCCACATTTTAGAGATGCCAAAAGGACCCTTAGCCTCGAATCCCGCGAATACCCGATTAAGATGCAGCACGCCTATCCCTCCGTGAACATCGGCATCGGCGCCCACACCATGGTCGGCAATGATGCCAAGGCGTTGGGGATGACCAATGCCCTTATCGTTACCACCGGCCTCAAGGGGACCGGGATCATTGAAGCGGTGCAAGGCGTGCTGAAGCACGCTGGAGTTGCCTCGGAAGTTTATGACAAGGCGACCCCGAACCCGAAGGATTATGAAGTCATGGAAGGGGCCAAAGTGCTCGCTTCAGGCAAGTTCGACGGCATGGTCAGCATCGGCGGCGGTTCCACCACCGACTGCGCCAAGGCTATCAAGCTGGTCTACAGCCACGACGGCCAGGACGTCCGTACCTTCGAAGGCGCCTTCAAATGCACCAAGAAGAACAAGATTCCGCACCTTGCCATCAATACCACCTCCGGTACCGGCTCAGAAGTTTCCTGCTTCTCCATCATCAACCACACCGAGAAGATGTACAAGATGGCCCTGTTCGATCCTCAGTGCACCCCGCACAAGTCGGTCAACGACCCGCTGCTCCATCAGTGCATGTCGTCGAACCTGGCTGCCTACACCGGTATGGACGCCCTGACCCACGCGGTTGAGGCGATCGCTTCCCGGCTCTGCGTACAGTCTGCTTACGGCCCTGGCCTCTGGGCCATCACCGAGATCTTCGGTAACCTGCGCCAGTCCGCTTCCAACCGGAATAATATCCATGCCATCGAGCAGATGGTCTGGGCAGAGATGGCTGCTGCCTACAGCTTCAACAGCGCCGGCCTCGGCATCGTCCACTCCATGGCCCACGCCATGGGCGGTCTTTACGACTCGCCGCACGGCCTCTGCAACGCCATCGCTCTGGTGGACGTCTGCCGCCTCAACCTGCCGGCCTGCCCCGAGCGCTTTGCCATGATGGCCCGCGCCGCTGGCATCGACACCCGCAACATCTCCGACATGAAGGCCGGCGAGCTGTTCATCGACATGATCCAGGAGCTGAAGGACGACCTCGGGATCACCACCAAGTTCGGTGATCTCGGCCTCAAGGAGAAGGACCTCGACAGCCTTTCCAAGTTCGCTGCTGCCGATATCTGCTCCGAAGGAAACCCGGTAGATATCGGTTTCGACAATATGCGCGCCGTCTTCAAAGGTTGCATGTAG
- a CDS encoding AAA family ATPase, giving the protein MITEQQVKELLRNGGYIADETIATAVFLALRMEKPILIEGPPGVGKTGLAKTLSTVLDFPLVRLQCYEGIDEGKALYDWEYGKQLLYTQLLRTQLDSYLSESTDLRAAVERLSSEESLFFSRNFLVQRPILRSFLSTKRSLLLIDEIDRSGDEFEALLLECLSDFQVSVPELGVIGAEHKPLAILTSNGTRMISDALRRRCLYLYIGYPEFDREVTIVRTKFPELCEGLARQMVEFLRQVRELNLRKPPSVSETLDWAQVLSILHTKQLTPAVVANTVGVIAKHQADLKQVTDLALQIMA; this is encoded by the coding sequence ATGATAACTGAACAGCAGGTTAAGGAGCTTCTCCGAAACGGTGGCTACATTGCGGACGAGACCATTGCCACGGCGGTTTTTCTCGCTCTTCGGATGGAGAAACCGATTCTGATCGAGGGGCCGCCAGGGGTCGGCAAGACCGGCCTGGCCAAGACCTTATCGACGGTACTGGATTTCCCCTTGGTCCGCCTGCAGTGCTACGAAGGGATCGACGAAGGAAAGGCTCTCTACGACTGGGAGTACGGCAAGCAGCTGCTCTATACTCAGTTGTTACGGACCCAGCTGGACAGCTACCTCTCGGAATCCACCGATCTGCGCGCCGCTGTCGAGCGTCTCTCCAGTGAGGAAAGTCTCTTCTTCTCCCGGAATTTTCTGGTACAGCGCCCGATCCTGCGGAGTTTTCTGTCAACGAAACGCTCCTTACTGCTGATCGACGAGATCGACCGCTCCGGCGACGAGTTCGAAGCGCTGCTTCTGGAGTGTCTGAGCGATTTCCAGGTTTCGGTTCCGGAACTCGGTGTCATCGGGGCAGAGCACAAGCCGCTGGCGATCCTCACCAGCAACGGCACCAGAATGATTTCCGACGCTTTGAGACGGCGCTGCCTCTACCTCTATATCGGTTACCCCGAATTCGACCGCGAGGTTACCATTGTCCGGACCAAGTTCCCGGAGCTGTGCGAAGGGCTGGCCCGGCAGATGGTGGAATTCCTCCGTCAGGTACGCGAACTGAACCTGCGCAAGCCCCCAAGTGTCTCCGAGACCCTCGACTGGGCCCAGGTACTCTCGATCCTGCACACCAAACAGTTGACCCCTGCGGTCGTGGCCAACACGGTCGGGGTGATCGCCAAGCACCAGGCAGACCTGAAGCAGGTCACCGACCTGGCCTTGCAGATAATGGCATAG
- a CDS encoding VWA domain-containing protein produces MERIITRFVTALRERGVRVSPGESLDAVQALAFGGLSGRDSVRALLKLTLVKNVNDMPAFDEVFDWFFSRSQCNPLDIDPGEFLSAMIHIVEGEQLKAEEYRTREKDDPLLIVDEEATAEDLENLLGLEESDDDGAGAEIMVQLDGFRGKMAAPEPSDYYLKSPPTVAFSQGANKGRVVPFTPEELADMQEVVSRMLVRIRKDVQRMKEMENRGKLHIIRTIQKNYRHGMVPFLLSLRRKRKEKPRLVVLCDVSYSVSHATRFMLLLLHTLQNRLMHVRSFIFNKELAEITPMLRNMPVNCLLETIDKGDIVNLDDNSDYGNVFKSFKERHLENMRGKPAIIIIGDGRNNYNEANDWALEAIREKAGYLLWLTPEERDIWQRGDCQLDLYGSYCDRVETARDVDELSRLVEDLFHTLFDHNDTRAWQHRRQERKVEEPQDYRTYYTRHSGAQPAFDPDVRRQW; encoded by the coding sequence ATGGAACGGATCATCACCAGATTCGTTACGGCACTGCGCGAGCGCGGGGTCAGGGTGTCGCCGGGCGAGAGCCTGGATGCCGTGCAGGCCCTGGCCTTCGGCGGCCTTTCGGGGCGAGATTCGGTAAGAGCGCTTCTCAAGTTGACCCTGGTGAAAAATGTCAACGATATGCCGGCATTCGATGAGGTATTCGACTGGTTCTTCAGCCGCAGTCAGTGCAATCCGCTGGATATCGATCCCGGCGAATTCCTCTCTGCCATGATCCATATTGTCGAGGGGGAGCAGTTGAAGGCCGAGGAGTACCGGACCAGGGAAAAGGACGACCCGTTGCTGATCGTCGATGAAGAGGCCACGGCCGAGGATCTGGAAAACCTGCTGGGGCTGGAAGAGAGCGATGACGATGGCGCCGGGGCCGAGATCATGGTGCAGCTGGACGGTTTTCGTGGAAAAATGGCGGCACCGGAGCCGTCCGACTATTACCTGAAGAGCCCGCCAACCGTTGCTTTTTCCCAGGGGGCAAACAAGGGCAGGGTGGTCCCCTTTACACCGGAAGAGCTGGCCGATATGCAGGAGGTCGTCTCCCGGATGCTGGTGCGAATCCGCAAGGATGTGCAACGGATGAAAGAGATGGAGAACCGGGGCAAACTCCACATTATCCGCACCATCCAGAAGAACTACCGGCACGGCATGGTGCCGTTCTTGTTGTCGTTGCGGCGCAAGCGGAAAGAGAAGCCGAGGCTCGTTGTGCTGTGCGATGTAAGCTACTCGGTGAGCCACGCCACCCGCTTCATGCTGCTGCTGCTTCATACGCTGCAGAACCGGTTGATGCATGTCAGGAGCTTCATCTTCAACAAAGAACTGGCCGAGATCACGCCGATGCTCCGGAATATGCCGGTCAATTGTCTGCTGGAGACCATCGACAAGGGAGACATCGTCAATCTGGACGACAACAGCGATTACGGTAATGTCTTCAAGAGCTTCAAGGAGCGGCATCTGGAGAATATGCGGGGGAAGCCGGCGATCATCATCATTGGGGACGGCCGGAACAATTACAACGAAGCCAATGACTGGGCGTTGGAGGCGATCCGGGAAAAGGCCGGCTACCTGCTCTGGCTCACCCCTGAAGAGCGTGACATCTGGCAACGGGGCGACTGCCAGCTCGACCTGTACGGTTCATACTGCGACCGGGTGGAGACGGCGCGGGATGTGGACGAATTGAGCCGGTTGGTGGAAGACCTGTTCCATACCCTCTTCGACCACAACGACACCAGGGCATGGCAGCATCGCCGACAGGAAAGAAAGGTTGAGGAGCCGCAGGATTACCGCACTTACTACACCCGGCATTCCGGTGCACAACCGGCGTTCGACCCCGATGTCCGGAGGCAGTGGTGA